TCCCTGCGGTAGTCGGTCGATATTATTTCTCTTCGTTGGGAGCCTTATTTCATTTTTCGATCGCGTCTTTCCCTCGGACCTGAAAATGTGCTTCGGAGGAAGGGACAAAACGAACGGCGAGGCTGCTCGCTCGCGTGAGATTGACCGCGGCATACGCCAGGATGAGAAGCGTAAGCAGAAAGAAGTTAAGCTGTTGCTTCTAGGTAAGCGTCAACTCAAATGCAGGGGATGGTGCTTTCTGTACTGTCGCGATTGCCACGATTGCACTTGGCATCCCAATGTCCATCGTGTAACCATTTATGAACCCATCGAACGAAACAGCGCATTAACATTGTGAACCTACAGGTGCTGGGGAGTCTGGCAAATCGACCATCctgaagcagatgaagctCATATATTCTCAAGGCTTCAACAAGCCCGAACGGTTGGAGTGGAAGCCCGTTGTTTTCAGTAACATTATACAATCGTTTCGAACGATATTTGAGGCCATGACGGAGTTGAATTATCAATTCGACAACCCTGACAATGAGGTAGGTTCCTCCTCGCATTATCTGTTGGGCGTCACCCCAACGCGTCTGGTCGATTCTCGCAACCattccatcaacacatcCACTGGTTGTGATGAGCGACTGCGAATTTGCTGGGCTGGCTCTTCAAATTCGCGATATTGAAGCGAATGGGTAGCTAACTGGATACGGCAGAAATACATGGCGCACATTCTTGTCGAGCATGAAATTAGCCCCGAGGACAAGCTGCCCCAGGATTATTTGGAACCCATCAAAGCCTTATGGCAAGACAGTGGAGTGAGGAAGGCAATTGCCAAGGGCAACGAATATGCCCTTCACGATAACCTAGCTTAGTAAGTTTGCTCTTCCCAGAAGTAGCCACGACCGATGTCCGGCGCTGACCAGATTCAACAAGCTTcattgacgacatggaccgGATATGGGGCGACGGATACGTACCAAATAACCAAGATCTCCTTCGTTCTCGACTGAGAACGACTGGTATCACGGAAAGTGTCTTTGATCTCGGCCAATTAACATATCGAATGTTTGATGTTGGCGGTCAGCGATCAGAGCGAAAGAAATGGATTCACTGCTTTGAAAATGtccattgcttgcttttcttggTTGCTATTAGCGGTTACGACCAGTGCCTGGTAGAAGACAAAGACGGGGTAAGCCCGACACATCCTAAACTTGGTGGCTAGTCTCGAAAAGCCGCCAAAATTCTCATATCACAACGTAAACTAATTACCCCCACAGAACCAAATGAACGAAGCCCTGATGCTTTGGGAGTCCATTGCCAATTCACACTGGTTCACCAAATCTGCCAtgatcctcttcctcaataAGATGGATTTATTTagagagaagctgccaaaaAGTCCCATCAGCAAATATGGATTCACCGACTACCACGGGCCCGAAGACGATTACAAGGCCGCaagcaaatactttttaGACAAGTTCCGTGCTTTGAGCAGAAACCCCGAGAAGGAAATTTACGGTCACTTCACGAACGCCACAGACACCAACTTGCTAAAGATTACGATGGCATCTGTGCAAGACATGATTATCCAGCGTAATTTAAAGCAATTGATATTGTGACAATGAAAGCGCCAACCCTCATACCAACAATCCTTTAGACAGGTTTACTTTCTTCTCACCGCCCCGGTCCAAATCTAGACTTTACACCTACTTTGCCTTCGTCGCCTTTCAGCTTTACCGACTGTTTTATGTATGCGAAGTCAGCGAGGATGGGGGGTTGGCACACTATCCAACTTATTTCAGTTCCGACTCATGTACTCGGATAGAGGAATTATGTCACTTTCACCAAACAATCGACCAATACCGACCGGCGGCCAATTGGTTCTCACATTTTACAGTTTGTATGAATATATGGATTACGGCCGATATTATTCGACATGTTCTCagcttttctttgttttatCATTCACGGTACTGGGGTGACGGCTCGCACAACAAAATGGGGGTATTTGGTCATGAGCAACCTGATGATCACACTGGGGTGGTAGCTATTCAAAGCCAGCTATGTGAAATTTACCGCAACGAATAGAGACACCGACGATGGATCACGACCAGTGCCAGAGTGGGCCGAGTAgcactttttttttctgttttcTTTCCTGCCGGCGATGGCATTTTCGCCAAAGGTGTAGGTGACATTGTTCACCTGGGACCGAGATTGTCTGGCCACGGAGCATGCTGATGTGTTAAAAACGAAAGACCCGTCCCAAGATGTGCCAACACCCGGGCCTTGCACTGGATGCATACGTGCTGTGGAACGCTGGCCTGTGGCTGCGAAGTTGTGTCGAGTCATTGGAGGGTATACCATGCAATACACGGCCAACAGGAGGTTTTGATATGATGAAATGAGGGCGGAAACAATGAAATTTGACAGTCACGGACTAATGAGCTCTCTTGCCATGAAGCAACAGAAGTGAGGACCATGGGTGATCTGTGCCTCTGTCAAAGTTCCAAGCTTGTTATCTGATGGGTGTCACAGACCCGCCACCTTTAGGGCGAGATATCAAGTCCCGACCATCCATCCGACAACATGCGCACAAGCCTCAGGACGAACCTAGctgtattgtattgtcgCACCGGCCCGAAAGCCATGCGTCTCTCACCCCGCATGATGGAGACGCTTGAGCTGATATGGAAAGAACTTGGCTGTGTAGAAGCTTTTGGCTTCCGGGCATCGGGGGAGGGGGGCTGCTCACGAGGTCGTACAAGTGTTGCCTGGACACGTATTCCGAGATGGCCCTTCCCGTGGGCTGTTATGTTTATCTTTCATAAAATCAAAGCAAGAAGTAGCGATGATATGAGATTCAAATGGCAACTTGGGAGCTTAAATTACTTGGTAGCCTGGCAACATTGCAAATAGATCACCGTTTTTAATACCAGTCTCTTCCTTTCTACGCTGATTGGTGAATATGTTGAGTCGCCGGACGCTGAGATGATGGACAAACCCCCCAAGAAAATGCAGGCCATGGCTCTTGTTGACAATGACCATTACGGCGCGATTGAATCGCCAGGAAAGAAATTTGTGAATGGTAGAAACTCTGTTGGGCAATGATACACGAATGGATGGACCGTAAACCGAGGCTCACTCTCCTGATGAAGCAACTAATTACGGTCCGCATCCCCTCTCCCATGACATCAACATTCTACCGATATTCTACCGCGCCATGCAGTAGCGCAGCTCAAACCCCCCCTGGCTCCGGTTCAAGCTGGGAACTAACTAGCATCAGGTCCTCgagagaccagttgaccagacaatttgtcaacaatgaaggATGAAAGCACACGCTGCCATTGGATGCTGCGCTGTCAGGTCTCCTGAACAACCAGAATGGCGGCGCAGCCAGGGATCGATCCTGCCAAACATAGACCGGACTTTCCAGGCCCGTACCAGTGTGGTTCATGGACAAGGCCCCATCCAGGAAGGTTCGACCTACGGTTCGCTTGCAAAAAGTTGGTCTTTCTTTCCTCGGTCTAGATGTAAATAGCTGCCTTGGAGTGACTTTGGGAAATACGATTACTACACACTTTGTCTTGCAGActttgcttcttgttcttattttctcttcttctgtgcAGCAGACGCGGCGATCGCTCACTCCTGTGCAAGCAGTTGAACAATCATTTTTATGCAACCTGATTATTTCGTCAGCATTAGTTGGTCCAAGCAGCCAAGCtttcctttgctttggcttcaCTCTCCACCTCGCCCGATCCGATTGCCGTCATGCGTCACAGGTGGATTTGCGGGGAGCTCCATCAATCTTCAATCGGTCCAGCTCTGGCCAGAGATACCTTGTCCCTGCAGCATTTCCCCGCGCAATTTTTGGCGGCCAACTTGTTCTGTTTTGGGGACAGTCGGCTCAAATTGCATTGTTGACGAACCAAAGCCAACAGAACCGGACCGAGAGGCCATGCAGTTTGGTGGCtattcttcatctccaccaGTTGGACGGTCAAGAGCACCGAGCTGCTCTGCTTTTTAGACAAGAGGGGTTGTCACGCCAGGGTTCGTAGCTTACCCCCGCTACTTGAACTTGGTAGGGTTGTGTCTTTGGCTGATTTGGTTTAAAAGGGACATACATAAAGAAACATACTCCCGTGGAAAGGTTTCACTCTTTTTAAGGGAATTTGGCTTCCCCCAAGAAAGAAGCGGTGTCTGTTCTCATCATTTTGCGAATGCTGTATTTGACTTTCACCTTGCTGGATAGTCGTCGGCGCATAACGTGGTGACGCGTGTTGGAGTCTGTTTACTGTGTCTCTCAGTGCGCACAATGATTACCATGCAACGAATTCTGCTCTCTGGGTTGGTCTACCTGGTGGCATGGCAGAGCGATTCTTCGAATAGTTTGGTTGCCGCTGCCACCACTGGAAAAAATGATCCAATTGCAAATGACACATACTTTTATGGGCAATCCCCTCCTGTCTATCCTTCTCGTGAgtccaacttggccagaATTTTTACATCTTACCCTAGACTATGACGCTGACAATTCAGCAGCGGAAATGGTGGGAGGGTCACAATGGACAGCAGCTTATCAAAAAGCCAAGGCATTGGTTGCACAGATGAATTTAGAGGAGAAGGTAAGTTAAGTTCTCACCAATTCTTGTTGTGATCCGGTGGGACATTACCAATTGTCTAATTTCGACAGGTGAATCTTACGGGCGGCGTCGATATGGGAACAGGGTGCTCCGGGAGTATCCTACCCAATAAGCGGTTAAACTTCCCGGGAATGTGCGTCAGCGATGCTGGAAATGGTCTTCGAAATACTGATTTTGTCAATGCGTACCCTGCTGGCATTCATGTTGGATCCAGGTGAGCCTACCAATACATTTGGAATTCGCAGTGACAGCATCGCAACTTGAACCCATGCTGATAGCACCTACCTCCGCAGTTGGAATAAAAACTTGGCACGCCAACGAGGTGCTGCCATGGGCGGCGAATTTAGGAGAAAAGGCGTCAATGTTCTTTTGGGTCCCGTGGTAGGACCAGCCTGGAGGGTTGTTCGAGGAGGCAGAAATTGGGAGGGATTCACAGTTGACCCATATCTATCAGGCTCTTTAGTGGCCCAAACTATTGAAGGTGTTCAAAGCCAAGGAGTGCAGACCAGTCTCAAGGTTCGAGCTACGAATACATCTACTAGGCGATCTCTTGCTAACTTTTGCCAGCATTACATCGCCAATGAACAGGAACTAAACAGGAATCCAggtggtgaagttgaatCAATATCATCCAATATCGACGATAAAACTATGCACGAGGTCTATCTCTGGTAAGTGTAATCCGGTCAATACTATCAAAGGCCATAAAGTTCGTATTGTATGGCTCATTGACTTTTGCAAGGCCATTCCAAGACGGCGTCAGGGCCGGCACGGGCAATATCATGTGCTCATATCAGCGAATCAATAACTCGTATGGCTGTGCCAACAGTAAAACTTTGAATGGCCTTCTCAAGACAGAGCTCGGCTTTCAGGTGAGTGACCTCAAGTGCCAACCGCCTACACATACTTACAAATCCGCAGGGTTTCGTCATGTCCGATTGGGGTGCTCAGCATTCTGGAGTCGCGAGCGCTCTTGCTGGAATGGACATGGCTATGCCCAGTGGTGGCTCCTACTGGGGTGATCAGCTTGCCGAGGCTGTCAAGAACGGTTCTATTCCAGAGTCTCGAATAACGGACATGGCGACCAGGGAAGTTCCTGCTTGTTCAAAGTCGGTAGTGCGCCTGGCTAACTGTCTAGTAGGATTCTAACCACATGGTATCAGTTTGGTCAAGACACCAAGTTTCAAAAGCCAGGTGTTGGCATGCCATTGGATGTTAGACAGCCtcatgaagctgttgaaggaCGCGACCCCAATGATCGGCCAGTACTTTTAGACGGCGCTATTGAAGGGCATGTACTGGTGAAAAACACGAAGAATACGCTGCCCTTGAAGTCTCCTCGAATGCTCTCGCTCTTTGGATATTCGGCGAGGTCAGCCGATTCACTTTCACCTGGCCCTGGTGAGATCTTTATCAACTTGTGGCGATATGGAATGACTTCCATCAGCCTCGCCGATGCCATTTCAGGATTAGTCGGCGGCCAGAATACAAAGTTTCCAGATATCGCCTTCAATGGTACCATTTTCGGCGGAGGGGGATCTGGAGCAGGGTCTCCTGCTGTTTTCGTTGCCCCCTACGACGCCTTGTCGATTAGAGCTGCCCAAGACGATACTGCTCTGTTTCACGATTTCGGAATGCCAGATCCCGCTGTAGTGCCGACCACGGACACTTGTATCGTTTTTGGAAACGCATGGGCTGCTGAAGGCTACGATCGCCCCGGGCTGTATGACAATTTCACCGACTCGCTCGTCAAGCACGTGGCCGATCAATGCAACAAGACAGTGGTCGTCCTTCACAATGCCGGGCCACGCATCGTGGATGGC
The genomic region above belongs to Pochonia chlamydosporia 170 chromosome 2, whole genome shotgun sequence and contains:
- a CDS encoding guanine nucleotide-binding protein alpha-2 subunit (similar to Chaetomium globosum CBS 148.51 XP_001224781.1), translated to MCFGGRDKTNGEAARSREIDRGIRQDEKRKQKEVKLLLLGAGESGKSTILKQMKLIYSQGFNKPERLEWKPVVFSNIIQSFRTIFEAMTELNYQFDNPDNEKYMAHILVEHEISPEDKLPQDYLEPIKALWQDSGVRKAIAKGNEYALHDNLAYFIDDMDRIWGDGYVPNNQDLLRSRLRTTGITESVFDLGQLTYRMFDVGGQRSERKKWIHCFENVHCLLFLVAISGYDQCLVEDKDGNQMNEALMLWESIANSHWFTKSAMILFLNKMDLFREKLPKSPISKYGFTDYHGPEDDYKAASKYFLDKFRALSRNPEKEIYGHFTNATDTNLLKITMASVQDMIIQRNLKQLIL
- a CDS encoding glycosyl hydrolase (similar to Neosartorya fischeri NRRL 181 XP_001261853.1); translated protein: MITMQRILLSGLVYLVAWQSDSSNSLVAAATTGKNDPIANDTYFYGQSPPVYPSPEMVGGSQWTAAYQKAKALVAQMNLEEKVNLTGGVDMGTGCSGSILPNKRLNFPGMCVSDAGNGLRNTDFVNAYPAGIHVGSSWNKNLARQRGAAMGGEFRRKGVNVLLGPVVGPAWRVVRGGRNWEGFTVDPYLSGSLVAQTIEGVQSQGVQTSLKHYIANEQELNRNPGGEVESISSNIDDKTMHEVYLWPFQDGVRAGTGNIMCSYQRINNSYGCANSKTLNGLLKTELGFQGFVMSDWGAQHSGVASALAGMDMAMPSGGSYWGDQLAEAVKNGSIPESRITDMATREVPACSKSFGQDTKFQKPGVGMPLDVRQPHEAVEGRDPNDRPVLLDGAIEGHVLVKNTKNTLPLKSPRMLSLFGYSARSADSLSPGPGEIFINLWRYGMTSISLADAISGLVGGQNTKFPDIAFNGTIFGGGGSGAGSPAVFVAPYDALSIRAAQDDTALFHDFGMPDPAVVPTTDTCIVFGNAWAAEGYDRPGLYDNFTDSLVKHVADQCNKTVVVLHNAGPRIVDGFVDHPNVTAIIFAHLPGRESGTSLVKLLYGEADFSGKLSYTVARKESDYGHLLSPDEPEGKFQKFPQSNFTEGVYLDYKYFDKNNITPRYEFGFGLSYTTFSLQNLVVQRVNGGNSGEWPNGAVIPGGHADLFDNIATVTVDVTNTGSVAGAEVPQLYVGIPGGPAKQLRGFEKPFLQPGTTVKVEFPLTRRDLSVWDTTAQKWRMQRGNYNIYVGTRSRNLPLKGCLTI